Below is a genomic region from Dryobates pubescens isolate bDryPub1 chromosome 1, bDryPub1.pri, whole genome shotgun sequence.
ACTTGCTTCATGAACAGTGTCATCCAGTCCCTGTCCAACACCCGGGAGCTACGTGACTACTTCCATGGTGAGCCCGtgccaggagcccagcagagccctgccgcTTGGGTGGTGCAGCTGAGAGCCACCCTCACTCTCCTCTGTCTCTTACAGATCGGTCCTTTGAGTCAGAAATCAACTACAACAACcctctggggacaggaggaCGCCTGGCCATTGGTTTTGCCATGCTGCTGCGAGCGCTCTGGAAGGGCACTCACCATGCCTTTCAGCCCTCTAAACTGAAGGTAGGActacaggagctgctgtgcatcCCCAGTACTCCTCTGTGGGCACCTGTTTGTCCTGCTAGTGCCATGGAGAGCGGGGTGGGTGGGTGTGACCAGGCTTTGTGCATGTGGCAGATGgcactgccagggggctgctggccagCCCTGACTGCTGTGCTTCTGCCAGGCAATTGTGGCCAGCAAGGCCAGCCAGTTCACTGGCTATGCCCAGCACGATGCTCAGGAGTTCATGGCCTTCCTGCTTGATGGCCTGCACGAAGACCTCAACCGCATCCAGAACAAACCCTACACAGAGACTGTTGACTCAGATGGGAGACCTGACGAGGTGAGGATGTCCCTCCCCAAAGCCACTGGGGAGGCAGCCATGGCCTGGGTAGTTTAGTGTAGTGCTGAGTGCTTTCTCCCTGCAGGTGGTAGCTGAGGAGGCCTGGCAGCGACACAAGATGAGGAATGACTCTTTCATTGTGGACCTCTTCCAGGGCCAGTACAAATCCAAGCTGGTGTGCCCAGTGTGTTCCAAGGTAGGGGCAGCCCTGGAGGCTCGAGCCTGGTCCTAGCTGCACAGCAGTAGGCTCTTGACCCTCAGAGAGCGCAGGTCACAGGGTAGAGCTGGATCTTGAGTccactggggctgctgccccgctggtgtcatctgcaagcacTTCCTGCAACTGTGTTCTCTCATGTGCAGGTGTCCATCACCTTTGACCCCTTTCTGTACCTACCTGTGCCCCTTCCTCAGAAGCAGAAGGTTCTGACTGTCTACTACTTTGCAAAGGAGCCACACAAGAAACCCATCAAGGTAGAGCATGCCATCTATTCTCAGGAGGGAGCCTGACAGGGCTCCTGGAGgtgccccaggcagccagtcaTATGCCAGGCTGAGCCTTGTGTTAAGTAAAGGCCTGCATGCTTTGGTGCAGTGTGACTGACAGGCACTTTCTTGGTGGCAGTTCCTCGTGAGTATCAGCAAGGAGAACTCCAGTGCCATGGAGGTACTCGACTCGGTCGCCCACAGTGTGCGGGTGAAGCCAGAGAACCTGCGCCTGGCAGAGGTGAGAGCACTCAAGCTGAAGAGCAGGGTgtaggctgctctgcaggcaatAAGGACACTAACAGTCATTTGGCTGTATCCAACATGTCTGTGGGTGGCACTGTCAGgcacagagaactgctgggcagctccctgccaggagggCTGTGCCACCACAGTAGGTCAATGTGGTGAACTGGGCATAGCatccctgtggtgctgctgtccccacagctCACTGTGAGGCTGAGGCCTCTGGGTTCCTCAGGAGAGGAAGCTTGGGCTAGCCCTCTCACAACCCCGCTCCACTCTTTCCCTGGCAGGTGATCAAGAATCGCTTCCACCGCACATTCATGCCGTCCAACTCACTGGACACAGTCACCGCCACggacctgctgctgtgttttgaggtgctgtccccagagctggccaAGGAGCGAGTGGTGGTGTTGCAAGTCCAGCAGGTAAGAGGGAATATTTGAACTACTGGCAGGCATGCAGGGAGGCTGAGTCTGCAAGTGGGGGCTGAGCAAGATGGGGAGAGCTGTGTGCAAGGGTGTGCAAGGGTGCTGCTGCGAGCACGGGCACAGATGCCCACCGAGACTGCCTGGTCTCTTCTTCACCTGATGAGTTCTTTCTTCTGCAGCGTCCACAGGTACCCAGTGGCCCTGTTGCCAAGTGTGCAGCCTGCCAGAAGAAGCAGCTGCCagaggatgagaagctcaagcGCTGCACAAGATGCTATCGAGTTGGTTACTGCAATGTGTGAGTTGGTTTGGTGCCTGGCAGTGGGGAGCGCCTTCTGTCTTGAAGGGCTGGGTGGGAGAGCTCAGGCCCCTGGGAGGAGCTGGCTCCCTCCCAAAGGTCAGGCCCAACCCAATCTGATTTATGGTGTTCCACTCACCCTCAGTGTACCCCTCTGGGCCTGccatgctcctgcccagctgatcCTGGGTGCTGGGTTCATCAAGAGCTGTGTATGTTACAGGGCATGTCAGAAAACACACTGGCCAGACCACAGGGCTCTGTGCCGCCCAGAGAACATTGGTTTCCCCTTCATCATCAGCGTGCCGGAGTCCCGCCTCACCTACGCCCgcctggcccagctgctggagggctaTGCCAGGTGAGattccagggaaggagaatgCTTCTGCCCCAGAGCTGAGTTCAGCCCTGTGCCTAGCCAACTCTCACTGCCACCTCCTTGCCCAGGTACTCAGTCAGCGTGTTCCAGCCTCCATTCCAGCTGGGCAGGATGTCaccagagcaggggctgcagcctctgctagAACCCTTGGCcaagagcagctgtgcagcagccacCTCTGCCCCTGAGTCAGGGGAGGGGGACAAGGcttccagcctcctgcaggaGCCCCCgctctctccagctgtgcctgagctgcatccagaggtGGGTGATGCCAGCACTGTCCGGAGCAAGGTCCTGGTAGCCAGGAGTTCCCTGCTGAGCTTGGATTCAGGCTTCTCTGAGCATGTGGATTCACAAGGCAACAGCTGTTGTGAGAAGGAGCCATCCTATGAGAGGGCCCTAAAGCCAGAAGGTAAGAGGTGCTGTGGTGCCAGCCATGCCTGTGCTAGGAGCCTGGGCAGCCGTAAGAGAAAACAGGAGCAATTCTTCCTTAAAGTGACCTTCTGGAACAGCATCTGTTCTTCCCTTGGGAGCTCGGGCTGGGACATCAATTGAGGCCCTGGAAGCTGTGTTTTAGCAGTGCTGCCCCACCTGAAATTCCTGCCAGCCCACGCTCTGCCTTGCCCTGGCAGGGCCTGTGGGGCAGAATGGAGGCctgaagaggaaagaggctggagtgtggtggggagggctgagaaggcaggggctggcagcagcctctgagtCCCGTGGGAGTGCTCAGCCCCTCGGGGCTGCAAGGGCTTCGTTTCCCTCGCTCTGACTCAGCTGCAcgagagcagcagcttctcactCGGCTGCTTGGCTGTCACGTTTCCAGACACTTGTCTCAGGATGGCAGCAATGTGCAGCGAAGGGgcaaggcaggcagaggagcacagcTTGCCAGGGGCAGGCGCCTGCTAAAAATAGTCAAGGACATGGGGCACGTGGTTGTGTCCCTGCAAGGCCCTAGCAtgtgaggtgggggtgggggcactGCAAATTCTTGGCCCCTACGCAGGGCAGACAGGCAGTGCCACCACAGATCTGTCCCTGCCTGTCCACAGCTGCCATCCCTGGGTACCAACACACTCCAGATTCGCTGAGTGCCCGCGCCACGCAGTTCTACATCAATAAGATCGATGCTGCCCAGCGGGAGCACAAGCTGGAAGATAAAGGTGAgaccagagccctggagaacacCACCTTCATTTTGCGTGGCCTCTGGCCAGGGTGTcggggctgcctggcacaggtgaACCCAGATGTGATCctggctccaggctggacagtGAAATCTGCATCTGAcacaggggacagcagggcttGATGCACAGAGTTGCTCTCTGAAAGCTATTCTTGGTTATGATGTTCCTGCTCCTCTCAGCGAACAAACCAATTCCCTTCAACCTATTTTAATCACAGAGGGTCTGTGATCTCTGGGTCACCTCTTGTCTGAACAGGATGCCTGCATCCATTGCTGATTGTATAGGTGTTACTGAGGGGGGCTGTGCCAGCTTTACCCCTTGCTGATTGGAGTGCTCTGCTGCCCTAGGGTGGTGATCCTGGCCTCGGGGCACTTGTCCCTTCTTGGCAGCATTGCATGATTAAGTTATATCAAGCCAGGATGAGAAAGACTTCTCCTAGCCCCGGCAAGGTGGCTTGGCCCGTCCTGGTGGAGCAAGTGTGTGAGGTGTGCACCCCTTTGCAGGTGACACACCTCTGGAGCTGACAGATGACTGCTCCCTTGCCCTGGTGTGGCAGAACAATGAGCGCCTCAAGGAATTCGTGTTGGTGGAGTCCAAGGAGCTGGAGTGTGTGGAGGacccaggctcagccagtgaaGCAGCCCGGGCTGGCCACTTCACCCTTGAGCAGTGCCTCAATCTCTTCACAAAGCCCGAAGTCCTGGCCCCAGAGGAAGCGTGGTGAggaaggtggtggggtgggTTCCAACCCATgggcccaggcagcagctggggttttccagaagctgcccaggcctgcattctgtttcttccctgtgcactggggagggagggcatAAGCCAGCAGGGATCAACGCCAGCGCTCTGCAGGACTGTgctggcctggccctggcaAGAGAAGCTGAGACATCCCACAtcacctctgccagctgcatctGTATGggactgctgggctgggctgcaagctACGAGGTTCTCCCCATTCCAGTAACGAGCATGCTCTTCCCCCAGGTACTGCCCCAAGTGCAAGCAGCACCGAGAGGCCTCCAAGCAGCTGATGCTGTGGCGGCTGCCCAACGTCCTCATCATCCAGCTCAAGCGCTTCTCCTTTCGCAGCTTCATCTGGAGGGACAAGATCAACGACATGGTAGACTTCCCTGTCCGGTGAGAGCTTGGCGGATGAAGTGCCTGGGTTAGCACCGCCTGTGCCGCACTGTAGCCTGTCCTCTCCCCGCCCGATGCTGACCGCTCTGCCCATGTCTCTCCACAGgaacctggacctcagcaagttctgcatCGGACGAAAGGgcgagcagcagctgcccatgtACGACCTATATGCTGTGATCAACCACTATGGAGGCATGATTGGAGGGCACTACACAGCATATGCCCGCCTGCCCAGTGACAAGAACAGCCAGCGCAGCGACGTGGGTGAGGATCTGCGGGCCCTGCCACCCCCCTCTCCTGCAGCGTGGGCTGGCTGCTTGCttaaccctgctctcctcacaggctggCGGCTCTTCGACGACAGCACAGTCACCACCGTGGACGAGAGCCAGGTGGTCACTAGATATGCTTATGTCCTCTTCTACCGCCGGAGGAACTCTCCTGTGGAGAGACCCCCGCCAGGGCACCCCCCAGACCACCGAGCCGAGCGCACCCCTTCTGCTGAAGCCACTGCCAGCCAGGTGAGAGCTCATGTCTCTTTAACCACAGAGCCTTGAAACATTCCCAGGTGCCCCCACACAGGGGCTGTTCTGCCTCTTCCAGCACCCATGGAGTCTGGCACAGCTGCGGTGTGGTGCCTGCCGCTCTTTGATACCAAAGAGCTTGCACAAGCCATGTGTTGGGGCCTGTCTTGCTCTGTTCTTGCTGTGAAGTTGGGCTGGTTCCTGCCCTGAGGGACCACAGAAGAGCTGGTTCCTGTTGTCAGATTGGGAGTGCTAGTGGGAGGGCATCAGAGGCAGGAGGGGCCCAGCTTCACAAGGGCCTGCACTGgag
It encodes:
- the USP19 gene encoding ubiquitin carboxyl-terminal hydrolase 19 isoform X6, translated to MSSSTNAPGQRRVSRGLDDAANKKKQKDRANQESKEVSCPELEQAETAREKDLEEELLLDWKQNADEIIVKLNLGSGGLKVEDVDTFFTDTDCTIKLPDGRQWSCQFFEEIEGSCSKVQCKKGNLLHLVLQKKIPLHNWSSLLKKRKDGSKEPAKGAMCWENGKEKAASAELASEEPKAEGAELTRSRREPSNPKRAPGRNEALGGKSPASPGTQSGPSAKRAVYLKVAPTEEEPRARVTGSMEPSRGHSGRAGSRRNGRTSQVDVPTALTDLTPPLEKAAVLAKESVPVEMPPLAATTEVFPHRVATCVEKRVLQPGSPAEALRGWDCMPILGENSKAVPVATPPLGRDGEKRDWSKDDVALEAAADEPEPFVSLSFVKNDFYEKGNDLVVVHVYVKEIHKEMSKVLFREQDFTLMFQTSDTNFLRLHPGCGPHTVFRWQVKLRNLIEPDQCTYNFTVSRIDVCLKKRQSQRWGGLEAPATRGAVGGAKVAMPTGPTPLDKSPPGSNQHPLSSKEEARANDKEKPRVEDGGLDGVAARTAPEHVAVKQEPHIPSPKPTCMVPPMTHSPVSSESVEDDEDEDEKKKVCLPGFTGLVNLGNTCFMNSVIQSLSNTRELRDYFHDRSFESEINYNNPLGTGGRLAIGFAMLLRALWKGTHHAFQPSKLKAIVASKASQFTGYAQHDAQEFMAFLLDGLHEDLNRIQNKPYTETVDSDGRPDEVVAEEAWQRHKMRNDSFIVDLFQGQYKSKLVCPVCSKVSITFDPFLYLPVPLPQKQKVLTVYYFAKEPHKKPIKFLVSISKENSSAMEVLDSVAHSVRVKPENLRLAEVIKNRFHRTFMPSNSLDTVTATDLLLCFEVLSPELAKERVVVLQVQQRPQVPSGPVAKCAACQKKQLPEDEKLKRCTRCYRVGYCNVACQKTHWPDHRALCRPENIGFPFIISVPESRLTYARLAQLLEGYARYSVSVFQPPFQLGRMSPEQGLQPLLEPLAKSSCAAATSAPESGEGDKASSLLQEPPLSPAVPELHPEVGDASTVRSKVLVARSSLLSLDSGFSEHVDSQGNSCCEKEPSYERALKPEAAIPGYQHTPDSLSARATQFYINKIDAAQREHKLEDKGDTPLELTDDCSLALVWQNNERLKEFVLVESKELECVEDPGSASEAARAGHFTLEQCLNLFTKPEVLAPEEAWYCPKCKQHREASKQLMLWRLPNVLIIQLKRFSFRSFIWRDKINDMVDFPVRNLDLSKFCIGRKGEQQLPMYDLYAVINHYGGMIGGHYTAYARLPSDKNSQRSDVGWRLFDDSTVTTVDESQVVTRYAYVLFYRRRNSPVERPPPGHPPDHRAERTPSAEATASQGLPPVPFGSGLAPEGAPALAAEGLPERFASPAEHPAPSYSSMEEVD
- the USP19 gene encoding ubiquitin carboxyl-terminal hydrolase 19 isoform X9, whose protein sequence is MSSSTNAPGQRRVSRGLDDAANKKKQKDRANQESKEVSCPELEQAETAREKDLEEELLLDWKQNADEIIVKLNLGSGGLKVEDVDTFFTDTDCTIKLPDGRQWSCQFFEEIEGSCSKVQCKKGNLLHLVLQKKIPLHNWSSLLKKRKDGSKEPAKGAMCWENGKEKAASAELASEEPKAEGAELTRSRREPSNPKRAPGRNEALGGKSPASPGTQSGPSAKRAVYLKVAPTEEEPRARVTGSMEPSRGHSGRAGSRRNGRTSQVDVPTALTDLTPPLEKAAVLAKESVPVEMPPLAATTEVFPHRVATCVEKRVLQPGSPAEALRGWDCMPILGENSKAVPVATPPLGRDGEKRDWSKDDVALEAAADEPEPFVSLSFVKNDFYEKGNDLVVVHVYVKEIHKEMSKVLFREQDFTLMFQTSDTNFLRLHPGCGPHTVFRWQVKLRNLIEPDQCTYNFTVSRIDVCLKKRQSQRWGGLEAPATRVGGAKVAMPTGPTPLDKSPPGSNQHPLSSKEEARANDKEKPRVEDGGLDGVAARTAPEHVAVKQEPHIPSPKPTCMVPPMTHSPVSSESVEDDEDEDEKKKVCLPGFTGLVNLGNTCFMNSVIQSLSNTRELRDYFHDRSFESEINYNNPLGTGGRLAIGFAMLLRALWKGTHHAFQPSKLKAIVASKASQFTGYAQHDAQEFMAFLLDGLHEDLNRIQNKPYTETVDSDGRPDEVVAEEAWQRHKMRNDSFIVDLFQGQYKSKLVCPVCSKVSITFDPFLYLPVPLPQKQKVLTVYYFAKEPHKKPIKFLVSISKENSSAMEVLDSVAHSVRVKPENLRLAEVIKNRFHRTFMPSNSLDTVTATDLLLCFEVLSPELAKERVVVLQVQQRPQVPSGPVAKCAACQKKQLPEDEKLKRCTRCYRVGYCNVACQKTHWPDHRALCRPENIGFPFIISVPESRLTYARLAQLLEGYARYSVSVFQPPFQLGRMSPEQGLQPLLEPLAKSSCAAATSAPESGEGDKASSLLQEPPLSPAVPELHPEVGDASTVRSKVLVARSSLLSLDSGFSEHVDSQGNSCCEKEPSYERALKPEAAIPGYQHTPDSLSARATQFYINKIDAAQREHKLEDKGDTPLELTDDCSLALVWQNNERLKEFVLVESKELECVEDPGSASEAARAGHFTLEQCLNLFTKPEVLAPEEAWYCPKCKQHREASKQLMLWRLPNVLIIQLKRFSFRSFIWRDKINDMVDFPVRNLDLSKFCIGRKGEQQLPMYDLYAVINHYGGMIGGHYTAYARLPSDKNSQRSDVGWRLFDDSTVTTVDESQVVTRYAYVLFYRRRNSPVERPPPGHPPDHRAERTPSAEATASQGLPPVPFGSGLAPEGAPALAAEGLPERFASPAEHPAPSYSSMEEVD
- the USP19 gene encoding ubiquitin carboxyl-terminal hydrolase 19 isoform X3; translation: MSSSTNAPGQRRVSRGLDDAANKKKQKDRANQESKEVSCPELEQAETAREKDLEEELLLDWKQNADEIIVKLNLGSGGLKVEDVDTFFTDTDCTIKLPDGRQWSCQFFEEIEGSCSKVQCKKGNLLHLVLQKKIPLHNWSSLLKKRKDGSKEPAKGAMCWENGKEKAASAELASEEPKAEGAELTRSRREPSNPKRAPGRNEALGGKSPASPGTQSGPSAKRAVYLKVAPTEEEPRARVTGSMEPSRGHSGRAGSRRNGRTSQVDVPTALTDLTPPLEKAAVLAKESVPVEMPPLAATTEVFPHRVATCVEKRVLQPGSPAEALRGWDCMPILGENSKAVPVATPPLGRDGEKRDWSKDDVALEAAADEPEPFVSLSFVKNDFYEKGNDLVVVHVYVKEIHKEMSKVLFREQDFTLMFQTSDTNFLRLHPGCGPHTVFRWQVKLRNLIEPDQCTYNFTVSRIDVCLKKRQSQRWGGLEAPATRVGGAKVAMPTGPTPLDKSPPGSNQHPLSSKEEARANDKEKPRVEDGGLDGVAARTAPEHVAVKQEPHIPSPKPTCMVPPMTHSPVSSESVEDDEDEDEKKKVCLPGFTGLVNLGNTCFMNSVIQSLSNTRELRDYFHDRSFESEINYNNPLGTGGRLAIGFAMLLRALWKGTHHAFQPSKLKAIVASKASQFTGYAQHDAQEFMAFLLDGLHEDLNRIQNKPYTETVDSDGRPDEVVAEEAWQRHKMRNDSFIVDLFQGQYKSKLVCPVCSKVSITFDPFLYLPVPLPQKQKVLTVYYFAKEPHKKPIKFLVSISKENSSAMEVLDSVAHSVRVKPENLRLAEVIKNRFHRTFMPSNSLDTVTATDLLLCFEVLSPELAKERVVVLQVQQRPQVPSGPVAKCAACQKKQLPEDEKLKRCTRCYRVGYCNVACQKTHWPDHRALCRPENIGFPFIISVPESRLTYARLAQLLEGYARYSVSVFQPPFQLGRMSPEQGLQPLLEPLAKSSCAAATSAPESGEGDKASSLLQEPPLSPAVPELHPEVGDASTVRSKVLVARSSLLSLDSGFSEHVDSQGNSCCEKEPSYERALKPEAAIPGYQHTPDSLSARATQFYINKIDAAQREHKLEDKGDTPLELTDDCSLALVWQNNERLKEFVLVESKELECVEDPGSASEAARAGHFTLEQCLNLFTKPEVLAPEEAWYCPKCKQHREASKQLMLWRLPNVLIIQLKRFSFRSFIWRDKINDMVDFPVRNLDLSKFCIGRKGEQQLPMYDLYAVINHYGGMIGGHYTAYARLPSDKNSQRSDVGWRLFDDSTVTTVDESQVVTRYAYVLFYRRRNSPVERPPPGHPPDHRAERTPSAEATASQASLIWQELEAEEQELQLEAPQRLARNSWRPRGQKRSPGTPQHPDEGCIRYFVLATTAAIVALFLNVFYPLIYQTRWR